Proteins from one Besnoitia besnoiti strain Bb-Ger1 chromosome XIII, whole genome shotgun sequence genomic window:
- a CDS encoding hypothetical protein (encoded by transcript BESB_029950), with product MSGCAIHTGSVSAAAAATSQDSGLPHSDASIRISPLSSSRASRSEEPADQSSGASVEEAHADVLPESVEQAELLLSDLLDQYHLTRARLRGAQNRLRATRARWISDNKAERREQRQAGDATASRANAEDWKSGMRLLEIRRQERELSGTEKKLDHVKGRIKDVASRFPRAAVQLNLQHCRWKWCRHDLDLDITQGESSAGPAGTAEEGALSAASTEERLTQGSRVFQEMDTPVVAPNQTACPRSDSGPQESDGGEHRAPTSEPLSLDTTTVYQRTWSFLPKADKSSARAAATSGGETWDSTYPQAVPATARSVLLSRERVNAPRRTPDMPRSTGLPHLPNVEWMKPVEGYMPFERAVWSTSPPGSGAPQPVTPPTSRVQLTLQGEHAVDSDFSGEAAAVGRDQIMTRVTSPRLLPPLVIIPGNSVQAGQSQGGPSPWVGQLPPTSTWSPERPSRSSFRSLPTSSPPPTIVTSSASLSAVPGRSQHSRPVGADEDS from the exons ATGAGTGGCTGCGCAATTCATACGGGCTCGGtgtctgcggcagctgcagcaacaTCACAGGACAGTGGCCTCCCGCACAGTGACGCGTCCATACGCATCTCACCGCTCAGTTCGTCACGCGCATCGCGCTCGGAGGAGCCGGCTGACCAGAGCAGTGGTGCGTCCGTCGAAGAGGCACACGCCGATGTGCTGCCGGAGTCTGTTGAGCAGGCCGAGTTATTGCTGTCTGACCTCCTGGATCAGTATCATCTtacacgcgcgcggctccgtGGCGCTCAGAATCGCCTTAGGGCAACCAGGGCGCGCTGGATATCCGACAACAAGGCCGAGCGCCGAGAGCAGCGCCAG GCAGGGGATGCGACAGCATCCCGTGCCAATGCTGAGGACTGGAAAAGCGGGATGAGACTGCTGGAGATCCGTCGACAGGAGCGAGAACTGAGTGGAACCGAGAAGAAGTTGGATCATGTCAAAGGGCGGATAAAGGACGTGGCGTCAAGGTTCCCGCGTGCGGCGGTACAACTGAACCTCCAGCACTGCAGGTGGAAGTGGTGCCGGCACGACTTGGACCTGGACATTACGCAAGGGGAGTCGTCAGCTGGTCCCGCGGGAACGGCCGAGGAAGGAGCACTATCAGCGGCGTCCACCGAGGAGCGG TTAACACAGGGGTCAAGAGTGTTTCAAGAAATGGACACGCCGGTAGTGGCGCCCAACCAGACCGCGTGCCCGCGCAGTGACAGTGGCCCgcaagagagcgacggcggtgAACACAGAGCACCTACCTCCGAGCCGCTCTCCCTTGACACTACGACGGTTTACCAGCGCACGTGGAGCTTTCTACCCAAAGCTGATAAAAGCTCGGCGAGAGCTGCTGCTACAAGCGGTGGTGA GACATGGGATTCAACCTACCCGCAAGCGGTACCAGCCACGGCGCGATCCGTCCTTTTgtcgcgcgagcgcgtgAACGCTCCACGCCGAACTCCCGATATGCCGCGGTCTACCGGGCTTCCGCACCTACCAAATGTGGAGTGGATGAAGCCCGTCGAGGGATACATGCCCTTCGAACGTGCGGTTTGGAGCACAAGCCCTCCCGGGTCAGGCGCTCCGCAGCCAGTGACGCCACCTACTTCACGGGTACAGCTAACACTGCAGGGGGAGCATGCTGTGGACTCAGATTTTagcggcgaggctgcagctgtCGGGCGTGACCAGATCATGACCAGGGTAACGAGTCCGCGTTTGCTACCTCCGCTAGTAATCATTCCTGGGAACAGTGTCCAGGCAGGGCAGTCGCAAGGCGGCCCGAGCCCTTGGGTGGGACAGCTGCCGCCGACATCCACATGGAGCCCCGAGCGGCCTTCCCGGTCGAGTTTTAGGTCGCTACCTACatcctctccccctccgaCGATTGTTACTTCCTCGGCCAGTCTCTCAGCCGTGCCTGGACGTTCACAGCACTCAAGGCCTGTCGGGGCTGATGAAGACTCGTAG
- a CDS encoding hypothetical protein (encoded by transcript BESB_029960), with protein MCAPRYVSGTPNSMGGSPLTYRRVDKQITASNSTGSNGTPQEHDGRSSPLRGAPHSRAESPTDPNPTPESQQSIFTQGWSPESLHHQTETVSLTPEASPYGSLSEQVGAGDPVGAGLLPGFPTRGDEGLFMALEDVSPPRSPSETTGSFMLTGDMFPSWSPSGHLETRDLVAAGLLPESPTGGGGLVMGLEGLPPSLPFEGTASFMTTGGGMPSESFSGRLGTGNRMAHGLSPRSPTGADGGHYIPLEEVSSGPPSDGTGLVMNTEEESPRSTSEQVETDASIAGGLSQGSPTGGGGGLVMVVEEVSSGPASDGTGLVMNTEEESPRSTSEQVETDASIAGGLSQGSPTGGGGGLVMVVEEVSSGPASDGTGLVMNTEEESPRSTSEQVETDASIAGGLSQGSPTGGGGGLVMVVEEVSSGPASDGTGLVMNTEEESPRSTSEQVETDASIAGGQSPVIPSSVEGDLYRAREAVWRGPSPQGTGSVMMRGEGLPSGSLSEQTGTGTSSTEGLLPGARTRGGEGHFMALERASPELPSGLRVSDTTGTGVAPAGCFGEREITLIGPVARSGVLTSPDEVQIAIEDLVRRSDWARARLIAARNRVLADHALHGTHVDTDTLHREHEQERTAQKEVPGTVDLSTKRSQPEGSPARAPMASLRTSAEELQDAPSRMDLVTAQIRAATGDLFARVAGGNPPGTEDALFHPQQQGDPTVAAMQMHCSLAPDGTRMQVFSAHEDRPTSHVHAEHTEAEMEVVLREIRSIRARRRRVAKNAAAARDRLRRSQESRPAGRSEEAEMWEEDFEKLVRSKEALVEKIDRDLECKRSQLAELRSALIARSPWAQSFSRTRETSEASASHASLTREASTQKGDLPSDAASTTGTPPVCSTVAQSGPRHRVTRFIRSSRETDFTDEGAPLLHQGSWLRTMGHAMAPSAGADPQPAEDFAAISDAAERRESPTVRPVSSASSSTPYDTFVGMPAAEASLTAEFRKRPHAGKGSGVVHPASAVVEGAFQSLTEDVQHGPIEPEPKKRRNRRFPRMPRRLRRESADEGGVDEAPEWILDYPSAETGHETLGEGVSRNEQAQGRAAGGFFGTSRSSGPAALPLDPPPVFARVEPPAPLRAAREMALQLPCSYAADWELRSHLQDFDTLSQQRVIRRTGPPLVAPVEYLSRSQPTEHRRTKDPLLRVRSPLETPDSLIAGMWWGGSNPASISASGIPTPAYDSLRYSGAQPLPLLPPPPSFTRLADPDNPERRGWSALTWPSLALRGFPPLPWAPVPRLDCSTDWVRHFVATTAQSAYHVEACSVSATPFRSALVAGLDGSSGEFAGQTNDRQRASAQGRVQPGSAPGEQTTAIRPRRRGGVRRRYKDY; from the exons ATGTGTGCGCCTCGGTACGTGTCAGGCACACCGAACAGCATGGGGGGATCGCCGCTCACATACCGGCGCGTGGACAAGCAGATTACTG CTAGTAATTCTACGGGGAGCAATGGGACTCCGCAAGAACATGACGGCCGATCGTCCCCACTCCGTGGTGCCCCACATTCGCGGGCAGAGTCACCGACTGACCCCAACCCTACGCCGGAATCACAGCAGAGCATTTTCACTCAAGGCTGGTCTCCTGAGTCCCTCCACCATCAGACCGAAACCGTCAGCCTGACGCCTGAGGCGTCCCCATATGGATCCCTCAGCGAACAGGTAGGAGCCGGCGACCCGGTGGGTGCGGGACTATTGCCTGGGTTCCCAACAAGAGGGGACGAAGGCCTCTTCATGGCTCTTGAAGATGTGTCGCCCCCGAGATCCCCTTCTGAGACGACCGGATCGTTCATGCTGACCGGTGATATGTTCCCCTCTTGGTCGCCCAGCGGACACCTGGAAACACGCGACCTTGTGGCCGCGGGACTCTTGCCTGAGTCCCCcacaggaggcggaggcctcgtcATGGGACTTGAGGGGCTGCCTCCAAGCCTTCCGTTTGAGGGGACCGCATCGTTCATGACGACTGGGGGGGGAATGCCGTCAGAATCATTCAGCGGAAGGCTAGGAACGGGGAACCGGATGGCTCATGGGCTTTCGCCTCGGTCTCCCACCGGAGCGGACGGCGGCCACTACATCCCTCTGGAAGAGGTGTCGTCTGGACCCCCATCTGACGGGACCGGGTTGGTCATGAACACAGAAGAAGAGTCCCCACGCTCAACCAGCGAACAGGTAGAAACAGACGCCTCAATAGCTGGGGGACTGTCGCAGGGGTCCCCTACaggagggggcggaggcctcgtcATGGTTGTGGAGGAGGTGTCGTCTGGCCCCGCATCTGACGGGACCGGGTTGGTCATGAACACAGAAGAAGAGTCCCCACGCTCAACCAGCGAACAGGTAGAAACAGACGCCTCAATAGCTGGGGGACTGTCGCAGGGGTCCCCCACaggagggggcggaggcctcgtcATGGTTGTGGAGGAGGTGTCGTCTGGCCCCGCATCTGACGGGACCGGGTTGGTCATGAACACAGAAGAAGAGTCCCCACGCTCAACCAGCGAACAGGTAGAAACAGACGCCTCAATAGCTGGGGGACTGTCGCAGGGGTCCCCCACaggagggggcggaggcctcgtcATGGTTGTGGAGGAGGTGTCGTCTGGCCCCGCATCTGACGGGACCGGGTTGGTCATGAACACAGAAGAAGAGTCCCCACGCTCAACCAGCGAACAGGTAGAAACAGACGCCTCAATAGCTGGGGGACAGTCGCCGGTTATCCCCTCCAGCGTGGAAGGAGACCTCTACAGAGCTCGGGAGGCGGTGTGGCGAGGCCCTTCACCTCAGGGGACCGGATCGGTGATGATGAGAGGCGAGGGGCTCCCGTCAGGGTCGCTTAGCGAGCAGACAGGAACAGGCACCTCGAGTACTGAGGGACTGTTGCCGGGGGCCCGGACAAGAGGGGGCGAAGGCCACTTCATGGCGTTGGAGAGGGCATCACCTGAACTACCCAGTGGACTGAGAGTGTCAGACACTACCGGGACTGGTGTCGCGCCGGCAGGGTGCTTCGGGGAACGGGAGATAACACTCATTGGGCCCGTTGCGAGATCGGGAGTGCTCACCTCTCCCGATGAGGTGCAAATAGCGATCGAGGACCTCGTGCGGAGGTCCGACTGGGCCAGAGCGCGTTTGATAGCCGCAAGGAACCGAGTGCTTGCTGACCATGCGCTGCATGGGACGCATGTCGACACCGATACACTACACAGAGAACACGAACAGGAGAGAACCGCGCAGAAAGAAGTCCCTGGG ACCGTGGATTTATCAACAAAAAGAAGCCAGCCAGAGGGCAGTCCGGCGAGAGCTCCAATGGCGTCTCTGCGTACAAGTGCAGAAGAACTGCAAGACGCTCCGTCGAGAATGGATCTTGTCACTGCCCAAATCAGAGCGGCGACAGGCGACCTGTTCGCCAGGGTTGCAGGGGGCAACCCGCCAGGCACAGAGGATGCGCTGTTTCATCCCCAGCAACAAGGTGATCCAACCGTCGCTGCAATGCAGATGCACTGTAGCCTGGCGCCGGACGGCACCCGTATGCAAGTGTTCTCCGCGCATGAGGACCGTCCCACCTCCCATGTACACGCCGAACACACTGAAGCGGAGATGGAAGTGGTGTTACGTGAAATACGGAGCATAAGAgcaaggagacgccgagTGGCGAAaaatgcagcagcagctaGGGATCGCCTGCGACGATCACAGGAGAGCAGACCCGCCGGAAGGtctgaggaggcggagatgTGGGAAGAGGATTTTGAAAAACTTGTCCGGTCTAAAGAGGCACTCGTCGAGAAAATCGACCGAGATCTTGAATGCAAGAGATCCCAGCTCGCAGAGCTCCGTTCTGCGTTGATTGCGAGATCTCCATGGGCTCAGTCATTCAGTCGGACGCGGGAAACATCTGAGGCATCGGCATCACATGCAAGTCTTACTCGTGAAGCCAGTACGCAAAAAGGAGATCTTCCCAGTGACGCAGCCTCGACCACAGGCACTCCTCCTGTTTGTTCCACCGTCGCACAGTCGGGCCCGCGGCACCGTGTCACCCGATTCATACGGAGCTCGCGGGAAACAGACTTCACTGATGAGGGAGCCCCGCTCTTGCACCAAGGCTCTTGGCTACGCACAATGGGACACGCGATGGCGCCCTCAGCAGGCGCGGATCCGCAGCCAGCAGAAGACTTCGCTGCAATCTCAG atgccgcggagaggcgcgagagcccTACCGTGCGGCCAGTGTCATCAGCGTCGTCTTCTACACCATACGACACGTTCGTCGGAATgccggcggctgaggcaTCTCTCACTGCGGAATTCCGAAAGCGCCCGCATGCCGGGAAGGGTTCAGGCGTCGTGCATCCAGCATCGGCTGTAGTCGAAGGAGCCTTTCAGTCCCTAACAGAAGACGTCCAACATGGTCCCATTGAACCCGAGCCAAAAAAAAGACGAAACCGGCGTTTTCCACGGATGCCTCGACGGCTACGACGCGAGTCCGCCGATGAGGGCGGCGTCGATGAGGCACCCGAGTGGATACTGGATTATCCCTCGGCAGAAACTGGACATGAAACACTGGGCGAAGGCGTAAGTAGGAACGAGCAGGCGCAGGGGCGTGCCGCGGGCGGCTTTTTCGGGACATCACGGTCTTCTGGCCCGGCCGCCTTACCTTTGGATCCGCCGCctgtcttcgcgcgcgtAGAACCTCCGGCTCCTCTAAGGGCGGCCCGAGAGATGGCACTGCAACTTCCGTGCTCGTACGCTGCAGACTGGGAGCTGAGGAGCCACCTACAAGACTTCGATACTTTGTCACAGCAGCGTGTAATTCGCAGAACTGGGCCGCCCCTGGTGGCGCCTGTAGAGTACCTGTCACGCAGTCAGCCCACAGAGCATCGCAGAACCAAGGATCCTCTGCTGCGGGTTCGATCGCCATTGGAGACCCCTGATTCCTTGATAGCAGGAATGTGGTGGGGTGGGTCGAATCCCGCTTCGATTAGCGCAAGCGGAATACCTACCCCTGCCTACGACTCACTGCGTTATAGCGGAGCGCAGCCGCTACCGCTTCTTCCACCCCCGCCCTCCTTCACGCGGCTCGCCGACCCGGACAACCCCGAAAGGCGCGGATGGAGCGCACTGACATGGCCCTCGCTTGCTCTAAGAGGCTTTCCGCCGTTACCTTGGGCACCGGTTCCTAGGCTGGATTGTTCGACCGATTGGGTCCGTCATTTTGTAGCAACCACCGCGCAGTCTGCTTACCACGTAGAAGCGTGCAGCGTTTCGGCCACGCCCTTCCGTTCGGCCCTCGTGGCAGGTTTAGATGGGAGCTCCGGCGAGTTTGCTGGGCAGACTAACGATCGCCAGCGGGCATCTGCGCAGGGTAGAGTCCAGCCAGGCTCGGCGCCGGGCGAGCAGACTACCGCCATTCGGCCACGGCGAAGGGGCGGTGTACGACGGCGATACAAAGACTACTAG